The Pseudosulfitobacter pseudonitzschiae genome includes a region encoding these proteins:
- the purQ gene encoding phosphoribosylformylglycinamidine synthase subunit PurQ: MKAAVIVFPGSNCDRDLAVAFEAAGADVQMVWHKDTELPRDVDIVGVPGGFSFGDYLRCGAIAANSPICNSLKAHTDRGGYAIGICNGFQVLAETGILPGALLRNAGLKYICKTVGLKVATSNSAFTQGYNAGDVIDIPIAHHDGNYYADDATIAVLHDQARIAFTYTDNPNGAKAGIAGILSENRRVLGMMPHPERACDAGHGGTDGTALFRALTGVLTPA, translated from the coding sequence ATGAAAGCTGCTGTCATCGTTTTCCCCGGATCGAACTGCGACCGCGATCTGGCTGTCGCCTTCGAGGCTGCAGGTGCAGATGTGCAAATGGTCTGGCACAAAGATACCGAACTGCCCCGCGACGTGGACATCGTTGGCGTGCCGGGCGGGTTTTCGTTCGGTGACTATCTGCGTTGCGGGGCAATTGCCGCCAATTCGCCCATCTGCAACTCTCTCAAGGCGCATACGGATCGCGGCGGCTATGCCATCGGCATTTGTAACGGCTTTCAGGTGCTGGCCGAGACCGGCATCCTGCCCGGTGCGTTGCTGCGCAATGCGGGGCTGAAATACATCTGCAAGACCGTGGGTCTGAAAGTGGCGACCAGCAACAGCGCCTTTACCCAAGGCTACAACGCGGGCGACGTGATCGACATTCCGATCGCGCACCATGATGGCAACTATTATGCCGACGACGCCACCATCGCCGTATTGCACGATCAGGCCCGCATCGCGTTTACCTATACCGACAACCCCAACGGGGCCAAAGCGGGCATTGCTGGCATCCTGTCGGAAAACCGCCGCGTGCTGGGCATGATGCCCCACCCCGAGCGGGCTTGCGACGCTGGCCACGGCGGCACCGACGGAACGGCGCTTTTCCGCGCGTTGACTGGCGTGCTGACACCTGCATGA
- a CDS encoding sensor histidine kinase, producing the protein MQAQGVFSNNKAISWRVRVALGLLFVLALCTVWFTNSLLTDRFTQTTRNRAELRLALYSGNLLSELRQNAIVPQLLARDPTLIGALNSSDYSQSTQRLISFVEEIGAASLMLLDKDGRTVAATDRNRLGSSHGDALYFVDAMRAAGTIFAVIPREAGGYSFTYSRRVQSGGDVLGVIAVEVDLQKFERAWAGISDAVLVTDSTGAIILATEPRWRGRTEAEALTRQTPQSAIQRAIQATADWTALPPDAYIQGEGVMRLETRIPFRGWRMASFTTYASVRERVNGVLALEIMGFAILLAVAFYFLSRRTAFRMALFQRESAELRALNARLQREIAERERVQETLAVAEQTLEQSSKLAALGEMSAAVSHELNQPLAAMKTYLAGARLLLTRNRKDEALSSFGRIDDLIERMGAITRQLKSYARKGADALSPVDMGNALASSLSMMEPQLRQRQVQITRILPDEPVRVMGDRMRIEQVMVNLLRNAIDATRSERNPQVDIILSAGQTATLTVRDNGPGIEDLDALFEPFYTTKQPGDGVGLGLAISSGIVNDLGGRLTARNGQGGGAVFEMQLPILSRVEDESNNSHAAE; encoded by the coding sequence ATGCAGGCTCAGGGCGTTTTCAGCAACAACAAGGCCATCAGCTGGCGCGTTCGCGTAGCCTTGGGGCTGTTGTTTGTGTTGGCGTTGTGTACCGTGTGGTTCACCAACAGCCTGCTGACGGACCGTTTTACCCAGACCACCCGCAACCGCGCCGAACTGCGTCTGGCATTGTATTCGGGCAACCTGTTGTCGGAATTGCGCCAGAACGCCATCGTGCCGCAATTGCTGGCGCGCGACCCCACGCTGATCGGAGCGCTGAATTCATCGGATTATTCGCAATCGACGCAACGGCTGATCTCTTTCGTGGAAGAGATCGGGGCGGCCTCTTTGATGTTGCTGGACAAGGACGGGCGCACCGTAGCTGCGACCGACCGCAACCGGCTGGGATCGTCACATGGTGATGCGCTGTATTTCGTCGATGCAATGCGGGCGGCGGGTACGATCTTTGCGGTGATCCCGCGTGAGGCGGGGGGCTATTCGTTTACCTATTCGCGGCGGGTGCAATCGGGTGGCGATGTGCTGGGCGTGATCGCCGTCGAGGTTGATCTGCAAAAGTTCGAACGCGCATGGGCAGGTATTTCCGATGCGGTGCTGGTGACCGACAGCACCGGTGCAATCATTCTGGCCACCGAACCGCGCTGGCGGGGCAGAACCGAAGCCGAAGCGCTGACGCGCCAAACCCCGCAAAGCGCCATACAGCGGGCCATTCAGGCCACCGCCGATTGGACAGCCCTGCCACCCGATGCCTACATTCAGGGCGAAGGCGTGATGCGGCTGGAAACCCGTATTCCGTTTCGCGGCTGGCGCATGGCGTCGTTCACCACATATGCCTCGGTGCGCGAACGGGTGAACGGGGTTCTTGCGCTGGAAATCATGGGCTTTGCGATTCTGCTGGCCGTGGCATTTTACTTTTTGTCGCGCCGCACGGCCTTTCGGATGGCGCTGTTCCAACGCGAATCGGCAGAGCTTCGCGCATTGAACGCCCGTTTGCAGCGGGAAATTGCCGAACGCGAGCGTGTGCAGGAAACCCTTGCGGTGGCCGAACAGACGCTGGAACAATCCAGCAAACTGGCCGCTTTGGGCGAGATGTCGGCAGCCGTCAGTCACGAGCTGAACCAACCGCTGGCGGCGATGAAAACCTATCTGGCGGGGGCACGTTTGCTGCTGACCCGCAACCGCAAGGACGAGGCCCTGTCGTCCTTTGGCCGCATCGACGATCTGATCGAGCGGATGGGCGCAATTACGCGGCAACTGAAATCCTATGCCCGCAAGGGGGCTGACGCCCTTTCCCCTGTGGATATGGGCAATGCGCTGGCTTCTAGCCTGTCAATGATGGAACCGCAGTTGCGCCAGCGACAGGTTCAGATCACCCGTATTCTGCCGGACGAGCCTGTGCGTGTGATGGGAGACCGGATGCGGATTGAACAGGTTATGGTCAACCTATTGCGCAATGCCATCGACGCCACCAGATCAGAACGGAACCCGCAGGTGGATATCATTCTGTCCGCGGGTCAGACGGCCACTTTGACGGTGCGCGACAACGGCCCCGGAATCGAAGATCTGGACGCCTTGTTCGAGCCGTTTTACACCACCAAACAACCCGGCGACGGGGTAGGGCTTGGCCTTGCTATTTCGTCGGGGATCGTAAACGACCTTGGTGGAAGACTGACAGCACGCAACGGCCAAGGCGGCGGCGCTGTATTCGAGATGCAACTTCCGATCCTCTCGCGCGTTGAGGACGAAAGCAATAACAGCCACGCGGCGGAGTAA
- a CDS encoding sigma-54-dependent transcriptional regulator, giving the protein MTQAMKIAIVDDEQDMRQSISQWLALSGYDTETFACAEDALKVLGPDYPGIVISDIKMPGMGGMQFLKKLMGNDSALPVIMITGHGDVPMAVEAMRVGAFDFLEKPFNPDRMSELAKKATGARRLVMDNRALRRELSDGSQLMKKLIGQSAVMDRLREDILDLGQADGHVLIDGETGTGKTLVAHALHAVGSRAGKKFVLVSCSALEEDALAKRLFGPMQPEDAHLPAIEEARGGTLVLEDIEALSEPLQARLLSAINDQGTPAETRIVGICNMQEAGRTCEDALRPDLFYRLAALRITVPPLRQRGEDILTLFTRLSEQFADEYGCEAPNVSAQEAAQLLQAPWPGNVRQLINIAERAVLQSRRGTGTIASLLMSDHEEMQPVMTTEGKPLKEYVEAFERMLIDNTMRRHKGSIASVMDELCLPRRTLNEKMAKYGLQRSDYLQN; this is encoded by the coding sequence ATGACCCAAGCCATGAAGATCGCGATTGTCGATGACGAACAGGACATGCGGCAGTCCATCAGCCAGTGGCTGGCCCTGTCGGGCTATGACACCGAAACCTTTGCCTGCGCCGAAGACGCGCTGAAGGTGCTGGGACCGGATTATCCCGGCATTGTCATCTCGGATATCAAGATGCCCGGTATGGGTGGGATGCAGTTCCTGAAGAAACTGATGGGCAACGACAGCGCGCTGCCGGTCATCATGATCACCGGCCATGGCGACGTGCCAATGGCCGTCGAGGCGATGCGCGTCGGTGCGTTCGATTTTCTGGAAAAGCCGTTCAACCCCGACCGCATGAGCGAGCTTGCCAAAAAGGCCACCGGCGCGCGCCGTCTGGTGATGGACAACCGCGCCCTGCGCCGTGAATTGTCGGATGGCAGCCAGCTGATGAAAAAGCTGATCGGCCAAAGCGCGGTGATGGACCGCCTGCGCGAAGACATACTTGATCTGGGGCAGGCCGACGGTCACGTGTTGATCGACGGTGAAACCGGCACCGGCAAAACGCTGGTGGCCCACGCGCTGCACGCTGTTGGCAGCCGTGCGGGCAAGAAATTTGTGCTGGTCAGCTGCTCGGCACTGGAAGAAGACGCGCTGGCCAAGCGCCTGTTCGGCCCCATGCAACCCGAAGACGCGCACCTGCCTGCCATCGAAGAGGCACGCGGTGGCACATTGGTTCTGGAAGACATCGAAGCACTGAGCGAACCGCTGCAAGCGCGCTTGCTGAGTGCAATCAACGATCAGGGCACGCCCGCCGAAACCCGCATTGTCGGGATCTGCAACATGCAAGAGGCAGGCCGCACCTGCGAAGACGCACTGCGTCCCGATCTGTTCTATCGTCTGGCAGCCCTGCGTATCACCGTGCCACCGCTGCGCCAGCGCGGCGAAGACATTCTGACGCTGTTCACCCGCCTGAGCGAGCAATTTGCCGATGAATACGGCTGTGAAGCGCCCAACGTCAGCGCCCAAGAGGCCGCGCAACTGTTGCAAGCCCCTTGGCCCGGCAACGTGCGTCAACTGATCAACATCGCGGAACGCGCGGTGCTGCAATCACGGCGCGGCACCGGCACCATCGCCTCGCTGCTGATGTCCGATCACGAGGAAATGCAACCGGTGATGACCACCGAAGGCAAGCCGCTGAAAGAATACGTCGAGGCGTTCGAACGGATGCTGATCGACAACACCATGCGCCGCCACAAGGGGTCGATTGCCTCGGTCATGGACGAGTTGTGCCTGCCACGCCGGACCCTGAACGAGAAAATGGCCAAGTACGGATTGCAACGGTCGGATTATTTGCAGAATTGA
- a CDS encoding Rne/Rng family ribonuclease, whose amino-acid sequence MPKKMLIDATHAEETRVVVVDGNKVEEFDFESENKRQLAGNIYLAKVTRVEPSLQAAFVDYGGNRHGFLAFSEIHPDYYQIPVADREALMEEERAFAEAQRAKDEDDEKPKRSSRSRSRSRSTTKAEDTSSDDAVTSSDDVGGMETIDLSDDADGVDEGSSPMETVRETPVETPAADDDSDHDDEDTSSDAADKDDTIESVADEDDSEDIRPVRKPRAKRYKIQEVIKVRQILLVQVVKEERGNKGAALTTYLSLAGRYCVLMPNTARGGGISRKITNALDRKKLKEIANEIEVPRGAGLIVRTAGAKRTKAEIKRDYEYLQRMWEQIRELTLKSIAPAKIYEEGDLIKRSIRDLYNRDIDEVFVEGERGYRIAKDFMKMIMPSHAKNVKRYEDSLPLFARYQVESYLAGMFNPTVQLPSGGYIVIGVTEALVAIDVNSGRATKEGSIEQTATKTNLEAAAEVARQLRLRDLAGLIVIDFIDMDERKNNAAVEKMMKDKLKTDRARIQVGRISGFGLMEMSRQRLRPGMIEATTQPCQACHGTGLIRSDDNLALSILRQIEEEGTRRRSREVLVKCPVGIANFLMNQKREHIAQIEVRYGLSVRIEGDPALVSPDFNLEKFKTATRVVTAATHVVSVDTSIMDQIDEADAAAAEAAEAREIAAEAEQEAKSLQSAPSQSAPSHPAAELGEDGEPKPKRRRRRRRRRSKSSTGEDQNGENGRDDDDQDDTNSDTSGDTSKPETPAEADATEDKPKPARSRSRSSTKKTEPTGEAATDMIADDADTTAKPKVTRTRSTRTTSSTAKSSTTAKAATSKATTAKSTKAKAAAAETSDADAPAPKPKRTRTTAKSKAAAAAEAKAAAEAEANAAPKTESPAAEVQAVAPEVKTQAPEAQPAVADAPAAEVKTQAPEAKAEEPAPEAVPTQAPKVAEKAKPANEDTPAKPKRKGWWSLGG is encoded by the coding sequence ATGCCTAAGAAAATGCTTATCGATGCCACCCACGCCGAAGAAACGCGCGTTGTGGTGGTCGACGGAAACAAGGTCGAGGAATTTGATTTTGAATCCGAAAACAAACGCCAGCTTGCTGGCAACATCTATCTCGCCAAGGTAACGCGGGTCGAACCGTCGCTTCAGGCGGCGTTCGTAGATTACGGCGGCAACCGTCACGGCTTTCTTGCGTTTTCGGAGATCCATCCCGATTACTACCAGATTCCTGTCGCTGACCGCGAGGCGCTGATGGAAGAAGAGCGCGCTTTTGCAGAAGCACAGCGCGCCAAGGACGAAGACGACGAGAAGCCCAAACGGTCTTCGCGGTCGCGCTCGCGCAGCCGGTCCACAACCAAGGCCGAGGACACCTCGAGCGATGACGCCGTGACGTCTTCGGATGACGTGGGCGGCATGGAAACCATCGACCTCAGCGATGATGCCGATGGCGTTGACGAAGGGTCTTCGCCAATGGAAACCGTGCGCGAAACGCCGGTTGAAACCCCAGCGGCGGACGACGATAGCGATCATGACGATGAAGACACATCGTCCGACGCTGCCGACAAAGATGACACCATCGAATCCGTGGCCGACGAAGACGACAGCGAAGACATCCGCCCCGTCCGCAAACCCCGCGCCAAACGCTATAAGATCCAGGAAGTCATCAAGGTTCGCCAGATCCTGCTGGTGCAGGTCGTGAAAGAAGAGCGCGGCAACAAGGGCGCGGCTTTGACCACATATTTGTCGCTGGCCGGTCGCTATTGCGTCCTGATGCCGAACACGGCCCGCGGTGGCGGCATCAGCCGCAAGATCACCAATGCCCTGGACCGCAAGAAACTGAAAGAGATCGCCAACGAGATCGAAGTGCCCCGTGGCGCTGGCCTGATCGTGCGCACCGCCGGTGCCAAACGCACCAAGGCCGAGATCAAACGCGATTACGAATACCTGCAACGGATGTGGGAACAAATCCGCGAACTGACGCTCAAGTCGATTGCTCCTGCGAAAATCTACGAAGAGGGCGACCTGATCAAACGCTCGATCCGCGATCTGTATAACCGCGACATCGACGAAGTGTTTGTAGAAGGCGAACGCGGCTACCGCATCGCCAAGGACTTCATGAAAATGATCATGCCGTCCCATGCCAAAAACGTGAAACGCTACGAAGACAGCTTGCCGCTGTTCGCCCGCTATCAGGTCGAAAGCTATCTGGCGGGCATGTTCAACCCCACTGTGCAACTGCCGTCGGGCGGCTATATCGTGATCGGCGTGACCGAAGCGCTGGTGGCCATCGACGTCAACTCGGGCCGTGCCACCAAAGAAGGCTCGATCGAGCAGACCGCGACCAAGACCAACCTTGAGGCCGCCGCCGAAGTGGCACGCCAGTTGCGTCTGCGCGATCTTGCGGGTCTGATCGTCATCGACTTTATCGACATGGACGAGCGCAAGAACAACGCCGCAGTCGAAAAGATGATGAAGGACAAGCTGAAAACCGACCGCGCCCGCATTCAGGTTGGCCGCATCTCGGGCTTTGGCCTGATGGAAATGTCGCGCCAGCGTCTGCGCCCCGGCATGATCGAGGCCACGACCCAGCCGTGTCAGGCCTGTCACGGCACCGGTCTGATCCGTTCGGACGACAACCTTGCGCTGTCGATCTTGCGTCAGATCGAGGAAGAGGGCACCCGTCGCCGGTCGCGCGAAGTGCTGGTAAAATGCCCCGTTGGCATTGCGAACTTCCTGATGAACCAGAAACGCGAGCATATCGCGCAGATCGAAGTGCGCTATGGCCTGTCTGTACGGATCGAGGGTGATCCGGCGCTGGTCAGCCCCGATTTCAACCTTGAAAAGTTCAAGACCGCCACGCGTGTTGTGACGGCTGCGACGCATGTGGTGTCGGTCGACACATCCATCATGGACCAGATCGACGAAGCGGACGCAGCAGCAGCCGAGGCCGCCGAGGCGCGCGAGATCGCGGCCGAAGCGGAGCAAGAAGCGAAATCCTTGCAGTCTGCGCCTTCGCAGTCCGCACCGTCGCACCCTGCGGCAGAGCTGGGCGAAGATGGCGAACCCAAACCCAAACGGCGTCGTCGTCGTCGGCGGCGGCGGAGCAAGTCCTCGACAGGTGAGGATCAGAATGGCGAGAACGGTCGCGACGATGACGATCAGGACGACACCAATAGTGACACATCCGGTGACACATCCAAGCCCGAGACCCCGGCCGAGGCAGATGCCACCGAGGACAAGCCGAAACCGGCCAGAAGCCGGTCGCGTTCTTCCACCAAGAAAACCGAGCCCACTGGCGAGGCCGCAACTGACATGATCGCAGATGATGCGGATACGACAGCCAAGCCTAAGGTGACGCGCACACGTTCGACACGCACGACCTCGTCCACCGCGAAGTCGTCGACAACGGCCAAGGCTGCGACGTCAAAGGCCACAACGGCTAAATCCACCAAGGCGAAAGCTGCGGCAGCGGAAACTTCGGATGCCGATGCGCCCGCGCCAAAGCCCAAGCGCACGCGGACCACGGCCAAGTCCAAAGCCGCAGCCGCAGCCGAGGCAAAAGCCGCCGCAGAGGCCGAAGCAAATGCGGCACCGAAGACCGAATCCCCCGCCGCAGAGGTTCAAGCCGTAGCGCCGGAGGTAAAAACCCAAGCACCGGAAGCTCAGCCCGCCGTGGCAGATGCGCCAGCCGCCGAGGTCAAGACGCAAGCGCCCGAGGCGAAGGCAGAGGAGCCAGCACCCGAAGCGGTCCCGACGCAAGCTCCTAAGGTTGCAGAAAAAGCCAAACCGGCGAACGAAGACACGCCCGCCAAGCCCAAGCGCAAAGGTTGGTGGTCATTGGGTGGCTAA
- a CDS encoding Hint domain-containing protein — MAERTIYIISTDNVSVVRDHGNRPVDSDIIDHAKYGDAFSWQNPHDLNFTFSSTTTGITFDDADGVLGDDPYSGFSVVDQRLTQPVEIDGTTYTPNDETVRWGLQAPVSVENEYEVTLFDDAGNEYRMVGVSITQGYSTKVVGVTFDGAFPPSGTTLQYIQGVSTYNGTGQTLTIPTDPVCFLAGTLIETPDGPCAIEYLKVGMSVLTLKNDAQDIRWIGRNSVCGLGRLAPICIKAGAFDNHRDLYVSPNHRILLRSSMAELSFGQGEVLVPAKALVNDVTVVRVPMRRADYLHLMLDAHDLVFSEGIATETLFVGNVTLDILGADAMAELLEIFPDLRHISQNTSHMDLTMHEAQYLLHDVSQSKGLTVRLDAA; from the coding sequence ATGGCTGAGCGGACGATCTATATTATTTCCACCGATAACGTGAGCGTTGTGCGCGATCACGGCAACAGACCTGTGGACTCTGATATTATTGACCATGCCAAATACGGCGATGCGTTCTCGTGGCAAAACCCGCATGATCTGAATTTTACCTTTTCGTCGACCACCACGGGCATCACCTTTGACGATGCTGACGGTGTGTTGGGTGATGACCCGTACTCGGGCTTTTCGGTCGTTGACCAACGTCTGACCCAGCCGGTCGAAATCGATGGCACCACCTATACCCCCAACGATGAAACGGTACGCTGGGGATTGCAGGCCCCCGTCAGTGTCGAGAACGAATACGAAGTCACCTTGTTCGATGACGCAGGCAACGAATATCGCATGGTCGGCGTGTCCATTACACAGGGCTATTCGACCAAAGTTGTCGGGGTCACCTTTGACGGGGCGTTCCCGCCATCGGGCACCACGTTGCAGTATATTCAGGGCGTTTCCACCTATAACGGCACGGGCCAGACGCTGACCATTCCCACCGATCCGGTGTGTTTCCTTGCGGGCACCTTGATCGAAACACCGGATGGACCCTGTGCCATCGAATATCTGAAGGTTGGCATGTCAGTATTAACGCTGAAAAATGACGCACAAGACATCCGCTGGATCGGTCGCAACTCGGTTTGCGGATTGGGCAGGCTGGCCCCCATCTGTATTAAGGCGGGTGCGTTCGACAATCATCGCGATCTTTATGTGTCACCCAATCACCGTATCCTTTTGCGGTCCAGCATGGCCGAGCTGAGTTTCGGCCAAGGCGAGGTTCTGGTACCTGCCAAGGCGCTGGTGAACGACGTGACGGTTGTTCGCGTGCCAATGCGGCGTGCCGATTATTTACACCTGATGCTAGATGCCCATGATCTGGTGTTTTCTGAAGGCATCGCCACGGAAACCCTGTTTGTGGGCAATGTCACGCTGGACATTCTGGGCGCGGACGCAATGGCGGAACTGCTCGAGATTTTTCCCGACCTGCGCCATATTTCGCAGAACACCAGCCACATGGATCTGACGATGCACGAGGCGCAGTATCTGTTGCACGATGTGTCACAGTCCAAAGGCTTGACCGTGCGGCTTGACGCCGCCTGA
- a CDS encoding SulP family inorganic anion transporter, producing the protein MKPKILTTLASYDRQQFTADLIAGITVAMIALPLSLAIAIASGAGPEKGLITAIVAGFLISALGGSRVQIGGPTGAFIVVVFGVIAEHGYDGLVLATLMAGFIMLIAGYLKAGNLVAYVPEPVINGFTIGIGIIIATSQLKDLFGLTTDQVPAEFVAKIETLWAARDSTSVGALAVGGVTMILIVGLRRLAPKFPGLIVAVGVTSAVVALTALPVDTIFSRFGALPNTLPMPALPEISVARMIELLPSAFVIAFLAGIESLLSAMVADRMIDGHHRPNAEILAQGFANIGSALFGGLPATGAIARTATNVRAGGKTPVAGIVHALTILLVMLLVAPLAGYLAMPALAGLLILTAWNMSEPHRWRGYMRSRPSDRLLLLLTLVLTVFADLTVAIGVGVTVGLALRLRRQGPQDDWTPPER; encoded by the coding sequence ATGAAACCTAAAATTCTGACTACGCTGGCCAGCTATGACCGCCAGCAGTTCACCGCTGATCTGATCGCGGGGATAACGGTGGCAATGATTGCGCTGCCGCTCAGTCTTGCCATTGCGATTGCTTCCGGCGCGGGCCCGGAAAAGGGGCTGATCACGGCGATTGTCGCGGGGTTCCTGATTTCGGCTTTGGGTGGCAGTCGGGTGCAGATTGGCGGGCCGACGGGGGCGTTTATTGTTGTCGTTTTCGGAGTGATTGCCGAACATGGCTATGACGGGTTGGTTCTGGCGACCTTAATGGCCGGATTCATCATGTTAATTGCCGGATACCTCAAGGCGGGCAATTTGGTGGCCTATGTGCCCGAACCTGTGATCAACGGTTTTACCATCGGCATCGGGATTATCATCGCCACCAGTCAGTTGAAGGATCTGTTCGGGCTGACAACAGACCAAGTGCCAGCCGAGTTCGTCGCCAAGATTGAAACCCTGTGGGCAGCGCGTGACAGCACCAGCGTCGGGGCGCTGGCGGTTGGGGGCGTGACGATGATCCTGATTGTCGGGCTGCGCCGACTGGCACCAAAGTTTCCCGGGCTGATCGTCGCCGTGGGGGTGACGTCGGCGGTGGTGGCGCTGACGGCTTTGCCCGTCGACACGATTTTTTCGCGCTTTGGCGCTTTGCCAAACACCTTGCCGATGCCAGCACTGCCCGAAATCAGCGTCGCGCGCATGATCGAGCTGTTGCCATCGGCATTTGTCATCGCGTTTCTTGCAGGCATTGAATCGTTGCTGTCAGCGATGGTGGCCGACCGGATGATCGACGGACACCATAGACCCAACGCGGAAATTCTGGCGCAGGGCTTTGCCAATATCGGCTCGGCACTGTTCGGGGGGCTGCCCGCAACAGGGGCGATTGCCCGCACCGCCACCAACGTGCGTGCCGGTGGCAAGACGCCCGTGGCAGGGATCGTTCATGCACTGACCATCCTGCTGGTCATGCTGTTGGTGGCCCCTTTGGCGGGTTATCTGGCGATGCCGGCATTGGCGGGACTGTTGATCCTGACCGCATGGAACATGAGCGAGCCACACAGGTGGCGCGGCTATATGCGGTCGCGGCCATCGGACAGGTTGCTGTTGCTGCTGACGTTGGTGCTGACGGTTTTTGCCGATTTGACGGTGGCCATTGGTGTCGGTGTTACTGTCGGTCTGGCCCTGCGCCTGCGCAGGCAGGGGCCGCAGGATGACTGGACACCGCCGGAACGCTAG
- a CDS encoding MFS transporter, giving the protein MTTPLPQPGYRWVIVVASALILAVSMGAIVNGMSAFIVPMQDQFGWPRGQIALVNFAGIVGLALGGLVMGPLSDSKGTRPVVMFGVTVLGLCYMAAAFMSVLWQFYLLFFIAGFFGAAAIFPPVMAAVGNWFFVGAGMAIGIASAGQALGQGGVPFVSSFLIKSFGISGAFGATGVFMLVTLLPLGLLLRQPPVAGAAQLKASAAEEDTVVPTKTVIVTMSAAIILCCTCMSTPLMHLVPLIQDRGFAAEDAGGVIFVMLLVAILGRLAFGKLADVVGALPAYMTATAWMTLLVFGFIYIDRLSTFYVYAIIYGFGYAGVMTGVLVSLRVLTPPSRRASALGIVTMFGWFGHAIGGYQGGALYDLTGNYTAAYAVAAVAGVLNLIIVSTLLRKTRRPQAVPA; this is encoded by the coding sequence ATGACCACCCCCCTTCCACAGCCCGGCTACCGCTGGGTGATTGTTGTTGCTTCGGCCTTGATCCTTGCGGTTTCGATGGGGGCGATCGTGAACGGCATGTCTGCCTTTATCGTTCCGATGCAGGACCAGTTCGGCTGGCCGCGCGGGCAGATTGCGCTGGTCAACTTTGCGGGCATTGTGGGGCTGGCCTTGGGTGGTTTGGTGATGGGACCACTGTCGGACAGCAAGGGGACACGACCCGTGGTGATGTTCGGTGTGACCGTACTGGGGCTGTGCTATATGGCGGCGGCGTTCATGTCAGTGCTTTGGCAGTTTTACCTGCTGTTCTTTATTGCGGGCTTTTTCGGCGCCGCAGCGATCTTTCCGCCGGTCATGGCCGCTGTTGGCAACTGGTTCTTTGTGGGCGCAGGCATGGCCATCGGCATCGCTTCTGCGGGTCAGGCCTTGGGGCAGGGCGGAGTGCCTTTCGTGTCATCCTTTCTGATCAAATCCTTTGGCATCAGCGGCGCCTTCGGAGCCACGGGTGTGTTCATGCTGGTGACCCTGTTGCCGCTTGGCTTGTTGCTGCGCCAGCCGCCCGTCGCAGGAGCCGCACAACTGAAAGCCAGTGCCGCCGAGGAAGACACCGTTGTGCCGACCAAAACGGTGATTGTTACCATGAGTGCGGCGATCATCCTGTGCTGCACCTGCATGTCGACGCCGCTGATGCATCTGGTGCCCCTGATTCAGGATCGCGGCTTTGCCGCCGAAGACGCGGGCGGCGTCATCTTTGTGATGCTTCTGGTGGCAATCCTTGGTCGTCTGGCCTTTGGCAAGCTGGCGGATGTGGTCGGCGCCTTGCCTGCCTATATGACAGCAACCGCGTGGATGACGCTGCTGGTATTCGGTTTTATCTATATCGACCGGCTGAGCACTTTTTACGTCTATGCGATCATCTACGGCTTTGGATATGCGGGGGTGATGACGGGCGTGCTGGTGTCCCTGCGCGTGTTAACGCCGCCATCGCGCCGCGCGTCGGCACTGGGGATCGTGACGATGTTCGGCTGGTTCGGCCATGCAATTGGCGGTTATCAGGGCGGTGCGCTCTATGACCTGACGGGCAATTACACCGCCGCCTATGCGGTTGCTGCCGTGGCCGGAGTGTTGAACCTGATCATTGTCAGCACGCTGCTGCGCAAAACGCGACGCCCGCAGGCTGTGCCAGCCTGA
- a CDS encoding sulfurtransferase TusA family protein, which produces MTDNPNMLDATGLLCPLPVLKARKRLHPLAVGDTLTVQADDPAAVIDMPHFCAEAGHDLVSADVSGAVQVYVIRKGR; this is translated from the coding sequence ATGACTGATAATCCCAACATGCTGGACGCCACGGGGCTGCTGTGCCCCCTGCCCGTTCTCAAGGCGCGCAAACGCTTGCACCCGCTGGCAGTGGGCGATACCCTGACTGTTCAGGCCGACGACCCCGCCGCCGTGATAGACATGCCGCATTTCTGCGCCGAAGCTGGGCATGATCTGGTATCTGCGGATGTTAGCGGCGCGGTGCAGGTCTATGTCATTCGTAAGGGGCGCTGA